Genomic segment of Deinococcus radiopugnans ATCC 19172:
GGAACCAGCCGCCCTCGTCGACCAGCAGGCCGAGGACCTCATTGGCCTGGTGATCGAAGATCAGGTCGTGCACGCTGTCGATGCGCTGGCCGGAGTCGAGGGTGACGATGTGCCGTCCCAGAATGTCTTTGCCTTTAATCACGGGTTACGCTCCAAGAAGAGGTTGAAAACGGAGAAGGAGGAACCGCCGGGCGCTTTAGATAAAGCCCAGATTGAGGATGCCCTGCGGTTTGAGGTATAGGAAGTACGCCAGCAGGAAGAGAACGATGATGATCAGCAGGATCAGCAGCCAGGTGCCGCCCCCGCCCCCACCAGTGCCTTTAAGTCGGGTCATGTTGCCTCCACCCCAAAATTTAGAGTGATTGGTCTGACCGTGGGAAATTAAAGGCTGCGGTGGAGCTTTGCTGAACCTTGGCGTAATCTTCAGAGAATGGATTGAAAAGGCTGGCCTGCTCTGAATCATCAGGCCGTGTGACCATTAGATGCAGAGGTCACGAGGATGCCTTCGATGATCTGCTGGCTGCGGGCATACCAGCCAAGGCGTACCACGTCAGGCCGCCAGGCATCGCCCCACACGATGAGGGGCCTTTGCTGAGCTGAGGACTCCCCTGGCTCCAGCCTCACGTTCACAATTTCCCGTGTCCTCTCCTGACCAGATGCCCCATTCCATCCTGGTCCAGGAGGTTCCCACTGCGGAACAGCTCGAAGCGATTGTTGAGGCAGTGGTTCAGGCCGGCTTTCAGGATGTGACCGCGACGTACGGGCCAACCCCTCATCCCGTGTCCGGCACGGGCCTAACGGTGGTGCTCAATCATGCGGACCCGGAGCGCATGGCCTGGGCCAGGAAGTGCTGGGTGGACGAATTGACCCGGCTGGGTTTCCACGTCAGTCTCGCCTGAGCCTGGCGGGCCTCCAGCACCTCACCCGCTGGGAGCAACCAGACGCTCCGCCGAGCGCAGTCCCCCATGAAAATCCCCAGACTCATCCCGACGGCAGGAGCTGGCGGAGCACGCCCGCTAGCGGGCCGCGCAGCTGAGCAGGGAAGAGCTCTGACGCCACGCCCGGTGAACGATGACGTTCAGGGCTTGGTGAAGTGGCGGCCCTAACGGGCTGCCGCTGCCGATCCCTACACTGCTCCGCACGCCCCATGCCTGCCCGTGGGCGTCTTCCGAGGAGAGTCATGACTGTACGCCCCACCCCCAGCGACGAGCGCCCCCTCACCCCCTTCAGCCGGGCCATCGGCCAGTCGCGTTTCATCGTCCTGCTGGCGGTGGTCTCGGTGATGCTGGTGGCCGTCGCGCTGTTCCTAATCGGCGTGATTCAGGCCGGCACCGGCATCTGGTCTGCGATTCTTGCCGTTTCAGACGGCAAGTTTGAGGCCACGCCACTGACCATCGCTTTTCTGGAGATCGTCGCCACCATGCTCAAGGCGGTGGTGTTCTACATTATCGGCGTCGGGCTCTACAGCCTGTTTATCGCGCCCCTGAACCTGACCGTTTCACTGGGTGTGGAAACCCTGAGTGACCTCGAGGACAAGATCGTCAGCGTGGTGATCGTGATCCTGGCCGTGACCTTCCTAGAACATTTTGTGCGCTGGGACAACCCCCTGGACACCCTGCAGTTTGGCGGCGCGCTGGCCGCTGTGGTCCTGGCCCTGGTCTTCTTCCAGCGTCACAGCCACGCGGCCAAGGAAGCGCAGCAGGCCAAGAATCCGGACACTGTGGCGCGGGCCAAGAAGGAGATGTTCGAAGAAGACACAGTCGAGCATGAGATCACCGAGCAGGAGATCGAGGGAAAAACGCAGTCCAGGGGATGAGGGGAAGGGCCAATGACACGGCTGCCCCAGCGCTCCACATCCCAACAGACCCCACCTCTCTCCACCAGAAAGCGGCCCGACGTCATGTCGGGCCGCTGCGTTGACCTCTGGGTTAACGAATCGGCGTGCGGGCAATCGCGCGGTGCGTCGCCGCACTCCTGGCCCCAAAGATGCTCGCCAGCAAGGTCAGACCCGCGGCCAGCAACCAGCCCCAGCCCGCCGTGCTCGCCGCCGTGCGCGCCGCCGACTCGGCACTCTTGACGGCCTGATCGGCCTGCTGCTGAATGCGGTCCACCGACTGATTGATCTCGCTCTGCACCTCGGTGGCCTGGGCGTTGCTCAGCCCCTGGCGCTCCAGACGGGTCACGAACTGCGGGCCACTCAGCGCCTTCTTGATCGAATCCACGCGGGCCTGGGCGAAGTCGCCGATATTGGCCAGGTCCACGTCGCCCAGATCGTTGCTGGCGCGGCGCACGATGCCGGTTACCACGTTCGCGGTGGCGCTGACCTGCGCCTGGTTGAGATCGGTGTTGTCAGCGATCAGTCCTTCAACGTCGGCCGGCGTGATGGTGTTGAAGAAGTTCTGGATGCCGGGCACCTGCGCACCGGCTGCCCCAGCTGCACCCGCGGCCGTGGCCGTCGTTCCGGCCACGGTCCCCAGCACATTGGTGGCGGTGCCCACCAGGCGGGAGGCGCTGTTCACGGCAAACACGGTGGTCAGCAAGATCAGCAGGCTGCCAACCACCAGCCCCGTCAACGTGGCGTCATCATGGGTCATAGCGGCGATGCCGTCCTCGTTGCGGGTGGCGGGCGCAGCAGACCGTACGGCAGTCAGTCCAGCCAGGTACGCCCCTACCAGCGCCGCAATGCCCGTCCAGATGGCGGCGGCGATGCCGACGCCCGAGAGGGTCAGGCCCGTCAGCGCCGTAATGACGGTGCCCAGGGCGATGATGGTGAAGGTGGACACGAGGCCCACCACGAGTCCAGCAACCACACCGCGCCAGGACAGGCGGTGGGACAGGGCGTCAGCATTCAGGGTCATGGAACTCCTTGAGGAAAAAAGAAAAAGGCTTAGTCAGAAACGTCAAGCTCGTGAATCAGGGCCGGATCGCCCTGCACGTCAAGCACCTCACGGCGCAGCGTCAGGGTTTCCTCGTGGATATGCGTCTGGCCCCGTTTGGTCAGGGTGACGTCATACAGCGGCACCACGGTCTTCTGGACTTCCGCACGCTCCTCGGCCAGCGTGACCGTGTAGGTCTGGCCGGGCAGCAGCGCCTGATCCCCCAGAAAGGCCCGGCCCGTGCCTTCACGCACCGAGATCTCGAGGGTCTCGGTGGTCAGGGTGACGGGCAGGGTGATTTCCCGCTCGGTCAGCACTTTGCGGATACTCACCTCGCCGACCTGCTCGCGCACCACCTGCACCGCGGCGCGTTCCTCAAGCAGACGCAGTTCACCCACGACGGTGGGTTCACCGGAGAGCACGGGAAACTCGTCGTTCATGCGGGCGCTCAGTGCCGATCCGAAGTGCGCTTCAGCTCATCCGCTTTCGACTCGGCGTCGCGCTTGACATCCTTCACGGCGTCCTTGGCGTGATCGACAGTCTTCTCGCCCGCGCGCCCAACCTCGCCGCCCAGACGCCCCAGGGCGTCTTTCGGGCTGTTCCCGCCCAGTACGTCGCTGGCCATGTCCTTCACGGCGTCGCCTGCACGGGCCAAGTTGCCCTCGATTCCAGGACTAACCCGCTTGAGCAGGCCGTTGATCTGATCCCGCACGCCCGGATTACTGCGGTACAGGGCGTACACGCCGCCTGCGAGCAGCACCAGACCCCAGGGGAAGCCACTGGACGAGCGCTGCTTGCGGATCTCTCCGAGTTCCTGCCGGATGGTTTGGAGTTCAGCGCCCTGTTTGGTCAACGCCGCCAGGGTGGCCGCCTGCTGTTTAGTCAGCGCTTTGGCCGTTTCCAGAGCAGCTTTGCGCTCCAGATGGGTGCCTGCACCCTGCACCGTGTCCTTCACATTTTCAATCGTGTCGTGAATGCTCATGTGGTTTCTCCTACAAAGTGGGCCGGGACGCGCTGCGCCCGGCCCATGAAATCGAACCGGATCAGGCCTTGCGCCCGTCCGTCACGGCCTTGCCGTCACTGTCCAGCTGCACGTCGCCGCTCTTGGTGACTTCCAGCACTTCCTTGCCCACCGTCTCAGTCACGGTCTGGCTGTCGGTCACTTCCCGCTTGCCCACGGTGACTTCCTCAGTCACGAATGCCTGCTTGCTGACGTTGGCCCGCTCGGCTTCTAGATCAATGTGCAGGGTCTGCGAATCCGCTCCCAGGACCGCACCTTCCACAGGACGGGCGTCGGTCACCGCGTGGCGCTCGATGACCACTTCCTCGCGCTCGAGTTCGACGCTGACCTGTTCCTGGCGGGTTTCGACACGCTTGCCCACCTCGACGCTGCCCGCGACGAAACGCTCCTTGTTGACCATCAGCCGCTCCTCGAGCAGCTTCAGGGTGTCCGGAGTCGTAAAAGCCTGCCGGCGGTAGGTGGCCTCATCGGTGTCGGGCGCGCGCAGCACCCGCTCGTCAGCCATCTGGGACTCGGCAGCATAGACCTGGCCGTCGTGGTACTCGCTGAGGTTGCGGGCCTGATCTTTCGTCAGGCCATCGAAGGACGCGCCGTCCTCGGTAAAACGGGCCTGTCCTACGGGGATCAGTACCTGCTTGCTGGAGAACCAGCCGCCCACGTCCACGATCAGGTACTGGATCTCGCCGGTGGTGGGCAGGACCAGGGCGTCGCGGACGGTGCCGATCTTCTCACCGTTTGCGCCGTACGCGTCGTTGTCACGGGGGTTGTAGACCCCCGTGCTGGAGAGATCGAGCTGGTGGTCATGGTCAAGTTCGGACATGCGGACGAGGTTCATCTGGGTCATGGAGGTCTCCTGAAGACAGCCTCCCGTCGGGGAGGCTGGGATGTACTACTTCACTATGGGCGCTGGAAAGAGATCCCAGCTCAGCCGGGCTTTAGGTCAGCACAACCTGTCGTTGAGGAAAAGTTCAATCTTGAACTTCGGTGGCATCCCGTGTCCGGGACGAGAAAACCGCTGGCCTTAG
This window contains:
- a CDS encoding PRC and DUF2382 domain-containing protein; amino-acid sequence: MTQMNLVRMSELDHDHQLDLSSTGVYNPRDNDAYGANGEKIGTVRDALVLPTTGEIQYLIVDVGGWFSSKQVLIPVGQARFTEDGASFDGLTKDQARNLSEYHDGQVYAAESQMADERVLRAPDTDEATYRRQAFTTPDTLKLLEERLMVNKERFVAGSVEVGKRVETRQEQVSVELEREEVVIERHAVTDARPVEGAVLGADSQTLHIDLEAERANVSKQAFVTEEVTVGKREVTDSQTVTETVGKEVLEVTKSGDVQLDSDGKAVTDGRKA
- a CDS encoding YsnF/AvaK domain-containing protein — its product is MNDEFPVLSGEPTVVGELRLLEERAAVQVVREQVGEVSIRKVLTEREITLPVTLTTETLEISVREGTGRAFLGDQALLPGQTYTVTLAEERAEVQKTVVPLYDVTLTKRGQTHIHEETLTLRREVLDVQGDPALIHELDVSD
- a CDS encoding YqhA family protein, which gives rise to MTVRPTPSDERPLTPFSRAIGQSRFIVLLAVVSVMLVAVALFLIGVIQAGTGIWSAILAVSDGKFEATPLTIAFLEIVATMLKAVVFYIIGVGLYSLFIAPLNLTVSLGVETLSDLEDKIVSVVIVILAVTFLEHFVRWDNPLDTLQFGGALAAVVLALVFFQRHSHAAKEAQQAKNPDTVARAKKEMFEEDTVEHEITEQEIEGKTQSRG
- a CDS encoding YtxH domain-containing protein → MSIHDTIENVKDTVQGAGTHLERKAALETAKALTKQQAATLAALTKQGAELQTIRQELGEIRKQRSSSGFPWGLVLLAGGVYALYRSNPGVRDQINGLLKRVSPGIEGNLARAGDAVKDMASDVLGGNSPKDALGRLGGEVGRAGEKTVDHAKDAVKDVKRDAESKADELKRTSDRH